Proteins from a single region of Styela clava chromosome 1, kaStyClav1.hap1.2, whole genome shotgun sequence:
- the LOC120348667 gene encoding solute carrier family 15 member 2-like, whose product MGDVGDLKEEEMKKKDSRKSSATSSNSDIDVYHYADEEEKLSCGEQWRRYPKHVLFIVGMEFCERFSYYGMRSVLLLYLRNYLKFDDDTATAVYHAFTVLAYFTPVIGAIIADSYWGKYKTIILLSIVYIFGHIIKTIGSIPFIPSATAHVVLSMLGLFFIACGTGGIKPCVSSFGGDQFKPEQTVVRKQFFSLFYFAINAGSLISTFVTPILRADVDCYPNQTDPIFDECYALAFGVPAALMCVALILFVAGSKWYTKNPPEGSVFWRFCHCIGSGIKHWYKTPKKERTKEHWLDNAKADEKMIRDTKYVLRVFILFIPLPFFWALFDQQGSRWTLQCIELDGHLGNIHLKPDQIETLNPIFIVTLIPLFEVTLYPFLRYLKLDFTPLKRMTLGLFLAGVSFILAAILQIEIEKRITPLPGRGEYAIRILNEANCDLQIGTNDSELTFNVNSGNISDSQNFQFINVNQFPEITLTYESCTGNEKTKNIKPTAETVYDVLFRGDADEDDYVTSEEMIIDKSEDGGGKFSFVNARIGQNLTVHITHGDPKVVHMEGGEKSEEILVDIGTTNFEVQDSDKNSLFSGSIDVEVGAVYTIVLNDTSYYTRLDLNPSSLSVAWIFPQFFIITVGEVFLSVTGLEFSYTQAPPSMKSVVTSIWLLTVSFGNIIVLIITGVQGIESQVGEFLLFAGLIFVAMIVFIILAYFYVPVDEDEFEEEMMEEHRRKARLEAGDPPDEKSLASLDSKGKTENVYENIAFSPGNDDFANDNHYVTEL is encoded by the exons ATGGGGGATGTAGGCGACCTCAAAGAggaagaaatgaaaaagaaagACAGTAGAAAGTCGAGTG CAACAAGCTCGAACTCTGACATTGACGTTTATCATTATGCAGACGAAGAAGAAAAATTATCCTGTGGG GAACAGTGGCGTCGTTACCCGAAACATGTTTTATTCATTGTTGGAATGGAATTTTGTGAAAGATTTTCATATTATGGAATGAGAT CTGTTTTACTTCTGTACTTgagaaattatttgaaatttgacgACGATACGGCAACTGCTGTTTATCACGCATTCACGGTACTTGCATACTTTACTCCGGTTATTGGGGCTATCATTGCTGATTCGTACTGGGGAAAGTATAAA acGATTATACTTCTGTCCATTGTCTACATATTTGGTCACATCATTAAAACAATTGGATCCATACCATTCATTCCTTCTGCGACCGCCCATGT TGTACTATCCATGCTTGGATTATTCTTCATTGCATGTGGAACTGGTGGGATAAAACCGTGTGTATCGTCCTTCGGTGGTGACCAATTCAAACCAGAACAG ACCGTCGTGCGAAAACAGTTTTTCTCGCTGTTTTACTTCGCAATCAACGCTGGAAGTTTGATATCGACATTTGTGACTCCTATACTAAGGGCTGATGTTGATTGTTATCCCAATCAGACAGATCCAATATTCGACGAATGCTACGCACTTGCCTTTGGAGTTCCAGCAGCACTCATGTGTGTCGCCCTCA TTCTCTTCGTTGCCGGTTCAAAATGGTACACAAAAAATCCACCAGAAGGAAGCGTATTCTGGAGATTTTGTCATTGCATTGGATCAGGTATAAAACACTGGTACAAAACTCCGAAAAAAGAAAGGACCAAGGAACACTGGCTTGATAATGCAAAGGCAGAC GAGAAAATGATCAGAGACACAAAATACGTTCTTCGAGTTTTCATTCTCTTCATTCCTCTTCCGTTTTTCTGGGCGTTATTCGACCAACAAGGTTCACGTTGGACACTCCAGTGCATTGAATTAGACGGGCATTTG GGTAACATACATCTAAAGCCAGATCAAATTGAAACCCTCAACCCAATCTTCATCGTGACGTTGATTCCTTTATTCGAAGTTACTTTGTATCCTTTCCTAAGATATTTAAAACTCGACTTCACTCCTCTGAAGAGAATGACACTCGGATTATTTCTTGCTGGAGTTTCTTTTATTCTTGCCGCTATACTGCAAATTGAAATTGAG AAACGAATTACGCCGTTGCCAGGGCGGGGAGAATATGCTATTCGCATATTAAATGAAGCTAATTGCGACCTGCAAATTGGAACAAATGACTCGGAACTTACTTTTAATGTTAATAGTGGCAAT ATCAGTGATTCGCAGAATTTCCAATTCATCAATGTAAATCAATTTCCTGAGATAACATTGACGTATGAATCTTGTACGGGAAAcgagaaaacaaaaaatataaaacctaCTGCAGAAACCGTGTATGATGTATTATTTCGCGGAGATGCAGATGAAGACGATTACGTTACCTCC GAAGAAATGATAATTGACAAATCTGAAGATGGTGGCGGTAAATTTTCGTTTGTAAATGCCCGGATTGGTCAAAATCTAACGGTTCATATTACTCATGGAGATCCCAAAGTAGTTCACATGGAGGGAGGAGAAAAATCAGAGGAAATTTTAGTGGATATTGGAAC TACGAACTTTGAAGTGCAAGATTCAGATAAAAATAGCCTTTTTAGCGGTTCGATCGATGTCGAAGTTGGAGCTGTTTATACTATTGTGTTAAACGACACTTCTTATTATACG AGATTAGATTTGAATCCAAGTTCCCTCAGCGTCGCCTGGATATTTCCACAGTTTTTCATCATAACAGTTGGTGAAGTTTTTCTTTCTGTTACTGGACTGGAATTCTCGTATACTCAG GCACCACCCAGCATGAAATCTGTGGTAACGAGTATTTGGTTGCTGACTGTATCATTTGGGAACATTATCGTTCTTATTATTACCGGAGTACAAGGAATAGAATCCCAAGTTGGCGAATTTTTACTTTTTGCGGGACTTATTTTTGTAGCCATGATTGTGTTCATTATATTGGCTTATTT TTACGTTCCAGTTGATGAAGATGAATTTGAAGAGGAAATGATGGAGGAGCATCGGAGAAAAGCCCGTCTTGAAGCCGGTGATCCACCCGATGAAAAATCACTGGCATCTTTAGATTCGAAGGGAAAAACTGAAAATGTGTACGAGAATATTGCTTTCAGCCCTGGAAATGATGACTTTGCAAATGATAACCACTATGTTACTGAGCTTTAG
- the LOC120348242 gene encoding solute carrier family 15 member 1-like has product MPTRRGLVKATDRTPLTIGSDVETDEDEKTPKSESEGYSCIPWFEKPYPKHVFFILGNEFCERYSYYGMRTILVLYLKYYLTMDDDTSTAVYHAFTVLAYLFPLLGAFIADSWWGKYKTILYLSIVYAIGMLLITMGACPPIGLDTMHLVLSMIGLFVIAIGTGGIKPCVSSFGGDQFDPEQEQYRRSFFSLFYFAINAGSLVSTIVSPIIRDDVHCFGRDDCYALAFGIPAALMVVAIITFIGGTSFYTIKEPEGNVFAEVFKGMGSAIKHRWNTPRSERNKDHWMDYALVDTSYKMVRDTKYVLRVLILYIPLPLFWTLFDQQGSRWTLQATRMNGYVGAIQVKPDQMQVFNPLLIVTMIPLFEATLYPCLRKYNINFSPLRRMTLGMILAGISFILAAGVQMEMDKTLTVIPEAGNQASFRVINGGNCKAQIWTDIYPNWSETGSEGGDGLLLNPGAQSNTLERFVNPSMIETLEPLEVKFHCVGEAGFGRAYVTIPKQSTVNLVIDKDGDGWRSKVFNGIFEKSESGAAIVRVFNALDYNATITGLGNHNLLVTTNNISEKVDIDRKTYTMMVYKDGTNIKNSSYYVDTGGDYTILVWNNGTTENEVVASVMYTDVYPNTVNLFWMIPQYFVITLGEVFLSVTGLEFSYSQAPTSMKSVLASFWLLTVSLGNIIVLIIAEAKFVPNQADEYFLFAGLIGVAAIIFIILAIRYEYVDESEFYETQDDPLDKKEESTFAEDEYHGISADAKKKAAEVNGEPNKGFEDDYNTAF; this is encoded by the exons ATGCCGACTCGCCGAGGGCTCGTTAAAGCCACAGATAGGACACCTTTAACTATTGGAAGTGACGTTGAAACGGATGAGGACGAAAAAACTCCCAAATCCGAATCTGAGGGATATAGTTGTATACCGTGGTTTGAG aaaccATATCCAAAGCATGTCTTCTTTATTCTGGGAAACGAATTCTGTGAACGATATTCTTACTATGGAATGCGAA CAATTTTGGTATTATATCTCAAATACTACTTGACAATGGATGATGACACTTCGACTGCTGTCTACCATGCATTCACAGTGCTTGCTTATCTTTTCCCATTATTGGGTGCCTTCATCGCTGACAGTTGGTGGGGAAAATACAA AACCATTTTATACCTCTCTATCGTGTACGCCATTGGTATGCTTTTGATCACAATGGGGGCGTGTCCTCCAATCGGATTAGACACAATGCATCT TGTTTTGTCGATGATTGGATTGTTCGTTATTGCCATTGGAACGGGAGGTATCAAACCGTGCGTTTCCTCATTTGGAGGTGATCAGTTTGATCCAGAACAA gaaCAATACAGAAGAAGCTTCTTTTCCCTGTTTTATTTTGCCATTAATGCCGGAAGTTTGGTGTCGACGATTGTTTCCCCAATTATTCGAG ATGATGTCCACTGTTTTGGCCGAGATGACTGTTATGCTCTTGCGTTTGGAATTCCAGCAGCACTGATGGTTGTAGCTATAA TAACTTTTATCGGTGGAACCTCATTTTACACCATCAAAGAGCCAGAAGGAAACGTTTTTGCGGAAGTGTTCAAAGGAATGGGG TCTGCGATTAAGCATCGATGGAACACTCCACGAAGCGAAAGAAACAAAGACCACTGGATGGACTACGCTCTTGTTGATACCAGC TACAAGATGGTCAGAGACACCAAGTATGTGCTGCGTGTGCTCATTTTGTACATCCCATTACCTCTGTTCTGGACATTATTTGATCAACAAGGATCGCGATGGACATTGCAAGCCACAAGAATGAACGGATATGTCGGA GCTATTCAAGTGAAGCCGGATCAAATGCAAGTATTCAACCCACTGCTTATTGTAACTATGATTCCACTGTTCGAAGCGACATTATATCCATGTTTGAGAAAATACAACATTAATTTCAG CCCGCTTCGAAGAATGACATTGGGAATGATATTGGCCGGAATCTCTTTTATTTTGGCAGCAGGAGTTCAAATGGAGATGGAC AAAACGTTGACAGTAATACCAGAAGCTGGTAACCAAGCCAGTTTCCGTGTCATTAACGGTGGAAACTGCAAAGCTCAAATCTGGACTGATATTTATCCTAATTGGAGTGAGACTGGGAGTGAAGGGGGCGATGGTTTACTACTCAACCCTGGAGCG CAATCAAACACACTAGAGAGATTTGTCAATCCCAGCATGATTGAAACGTTGGAACCATTGGAGGTTAAGTTTCACTGCGTTGGGGAAGCTGGCTTCGGAAGAGCATATGTAACCATTCCTAAACAATCCACTGTGAATTTGGTTATTGATAAAGATGGCGACGGTTGGAGATCCAAAGTG ttCAATGGAATATTCGAAAAATCTGAAAGTGGAGCAGCCATTGTAAG AGTCTTCAATGCATTAGATTACAACGCAACAATAACCGGACTTGGAAACCATAATTTACTTGTTACAACTAATAACATCAGTGAAAAAGTGGACATTGATAGAAAGAC CTACACTATGATGGTTTATAAGGACGGTACAAACATCAAAAACAGCTCTTACTACGTCGATACTGGTGGTGATTACACCATACTTGTATGGAATAACGGTACAACTGAG AATGAAGTCGTTGCTTCTGTAATGTACACTGATGTCTACCCCAACACCGTCAATTTATTTTGGATGATCCCGCAATACTTTGTCATCACTTTGGGAGAAGTTTTCTTGTCTGTTACAGGTCTTGAATTCTCGTACAGTCAG gCACCGACAAGCATGAAATCCGTTCTTGCCAGTTTTTGGCTGTTGACAGTATCTCTTGGAAATATTATTGTGCTTATTATCGCTGAAGCTAAATTTGTACCAAACCAG gctgatgaatattttctttttgCTGGACTGATTGGTGTCGCCgccattatttttattattctcgCAATTCGATACGAATATGTGGACGAATCTGAATTCTACGAAACTCAGGATGATCCTCTGGATAAAAAAGAAGAATCCACGTTCGCAGAAGACGAATACCATGGAATCAGTGCTGACGCGAAAAAGAAGGCGGCCGAAGTAAATGGGGAACCAAATAAAGGATTTGAGGATGACTACAACACTGCTTTTTAA